The nucleotide window ATTGATTACTCAGTGAAAATGATAGAttgaaaatataaaataaaataaaaagtccTACTTACGAGGTCGGGTATCTCCTGGTATGTGGCTATATCTatttagaaaagaaagaagataTGTAGGTACACAGGCAGAAAAAGTCATGTAGTAATAGCCAAAGGTAGAGATTTGTTTAATGCCCTAGTGATATTAGTTGCAACCAATTCAGACAATGTGAAAGATTCATTTTCAAGTGATTTATTTCTATTAAGATTTACAGCATTACTGCATTATGGATTTTATGAACATGCATATTGGCAACATGCATTTTTGTGGTGGACTCACTCTGATAACTTTCATCGTCACTCCACTCACTGGAGCTTCTACAAAGAAAGTAAACATGAAGAACATCCATACAGTCAAACAGTAACACaagctttttctttttcttataAAAAGAAAACAGGCAGAAAAAGAAGGaacaaaagagaaaataaatctTTACATGTCGTTTCCTTGATCTTGTTGTATGTTGTGTGACGTTGCTACAGGATGACAACATATTGGAATGAGAAAATAGACCAATAGCATGAGACTCTAAAGGGTGATGTCAGAACATGAGATGTGAGCAGCTTACCTGTATCAGTCCCGTCCACACCAGGCACTCCACTGGTTGTGTAAAATGTTCTGGAACATATTATAGATTATAAACATTACACAAAGTGTAAGGCAACAGCAATAAAAACACTTTGTATTGTATGCAGGTCATGTATTGCTGACAGACATGTGTTATGATGCTTGACTTACTGCACAGGTATCTGTAgccctgtgaacacacacacacacacacacacacaggtttcagTGTTACAAAacacaatgatgatgatgatgacaccaGCTAGATCTGCAGCAGTATTGGAAAAGAGGAACTgagttccatgttccatatgtagTACAGATACAAAGCTAACAAGCAGTTGGCATTTAACCAGAAATgaaaaagataaagaaaaaGGCTGCAGACGTATAAGGTAGTCTTGCAGTAGTCTGACTCCATTAGCAGAAACATATAGTTTTTGGGGGAAGGGGCTCAAGTGAAAAAGGGCACTTCACATAAGTTAAATATTGTCTTACAAAAAAACAGGCCGGTAATACAGTTATCGAATTGTACAGGCTTTCTCCACACAAGATGGCGGTGATTGGAAGAAGAGCAAGctggactgactgactgttcAAACAGTCTTTTTTATACCCTCTCTTTACACTTACAAAGGTAAAAATACCTCTATTTGTCCACAGAGACAATCTCAATAGTAGCATAGACATGTAAGGATTTTTCTAGCCCAGTTAATGGCTTACAAGCCCCctcccaaaaaaataaataaaataaaaataaatacataaatagaaAGTCCTATATGCAACATGCTATTCAGTTGTATATGCATATTCTTGTTGTGTGTCACATTGCTACAAGATAACAAAATATTGGAATGAGAAAATAGACCAATAGCATGAGACTCTAAAGGGTGATGTCAGAACAGCTTACCTGTATCAGTTCTATTCACACTAGGTTGTCCAGTTGTTGCGTAAAACGTTCTGGAACATTTTACAGATTATAAGCACAGTAACATTACACAAAGTCCAATAAAggcaacaacaataaaaaacttTGTATTCTATGCAGGTCATGTATTGCTGACAAACATGTGTTATCATGTGTGACTTACTGCATGGGGATCTGTAGCCCTGTGAACACAAGTCAAGTCTGgtcagtttatttatatagcacacacacacgcacacacacacacgcacacaaattcaattcaaaaatTGACCCTGGGTTGTTATTAGATTGGAGTTTCCATTTCAACGAACCTACCAACTATTTGTGAAATTAGCTGTCTACCccagagtgtctgtgtgagcaATAACCCAGTTTGACACTGTTAGGCTAGTTTAGCATAGTTCAGTGAGTTGTTCCAGCTAGTCTATTTTAACTATCGTCAATAGGTTAACTAACAGGAATATATAAGAATGTCAtatgttcatttatttattttagcatTCCAGAAAAAAGTAGCCTGGGTtctcccatgctgccttacgcacgagattttattcacgctgataggcagcctggattctatggacttcgttttcacctcaacgaaggaaccaatcacagaacggagggagggcagcaagacgatgacgacacaccaaagccgttatgagctatgtacagacacatttgatagacattcgtagcacccaatcaacggctctgggcattcgtaaaccacgtttcaaatacaataaaatgaatgtctagttcccagaccccatctcaatgagatgaggtctgacgttagccaggctaagaAAAAAGGGCACATTCTCCCAAAaagccctgtctgtgtgtgcatgtgcctggtTAGCAACTTGTTAGCCGCTATATTCAAcatccttgtgtgtgtttgcatctgttTTGTCAGTAAAATGAGAGGCATGTTGCCAATACTTAATTCCAGTGCAGGTGGACCCAGGTGTAAACTGTATAAAGTGTCAAAAATATATTGTTGGGCCAATTTCGAAtatttacatatatttaaaaaatatagtatgacaaaatatatttaaaatatatttctgTTGTGTATGGGCTTGTATGGGCATACTGAACAAAAATATACAGAAATGGGCATacagaaataaaatatatttaaataagtGTCAAAAATATATTGTTTGGGCCAATTTAGAATATTTACATATTACATACTTCAAAAATATATtgtgaaaatatatttaaaatatatatattttgtgtaTGGGGCTGATTTGTATGTCCTTGCTGACAGATGCCGTGATTCTTACCTGTGTTAGTaaaatcaaaatgattttgcgCTGTTGAGGTCTGTTCAGGTGTGTGAAAATGTGCACTTTCAGTTGTGACCTTTGGAGATCTTggacatgaaacattacaacattaaataaactccatgaacaacagacagacagcacaaGAGCATTGTGTACAGTAGTGTGTtccatttaaagcaacaccaaagagttttttgtacgttaaaataatgtttccaaaattgtttccatggttcatcaactcgtaacagggtgaacagcacttctgcattcgcttcgcggccctatgtaagtttgccagatcgggtagcgggtttgtagttcgatggaatgagacataagaaacaacaaatttgacttgcatgatgtcgcaatacattgtactttcataaaatcatgcaacatattctaccttgtctgtagacatcgttatttgcaaagctgttgctggataaacaaatagcgtgcgtgcgacagaggaaaagttattTGGTGTTTCTTTAAAGGATTTATTAAGAGAAGactttaaaaagaaaagcagCATGAGCGCACGCAAAATGCACAAccaagaaaaaaagacaagggAAAAGATGGATAAATATGGAGTCCCAAAGGGGACATGTGCAAAAAAGGTTTCTTGTGGCTTCTGGTGTTCACCAGAACGTTTTACGTGTACACCAGATACGTTCTGGGTTCCACTAGAAACTTGAAACATTCTGATGCCATAATCATGATTTTGGCCCATGTCCCTTGGTAGATAAAAGAAGAGGAAACAGACTACATGATTCTGGTGACTGAGGAACAAAAATAACAGAAACCACCAAGATATTAGCTAACCGTAGGCAAATGCTAATACAAAAAGCAAGAagtgaaataaatatataatgcaCCATATGATTATACAGTGTCTTACCTCATCTGCTTGTGTATCCCTGTGAACATGTAAGTTCAGACATAATTAAGGTGATACGGATCAAACATGTCTTCAAATGATGCGAGTGAACAATGCTGATGATTGCTGACACACTAGGAACTGCGTTTAGACGTACCGTTCCTCCAGAGCAGTAAAACCAGGAGGACGAGCAGGACGAGGGAGGGCAGCAGGTACAGGGGGGCCATTGCAGCTCCGCTGGACGCACATTCATCCAACTCATCCGGTTCTCCTGTCGGTTTCAGCTGCAGTCAGCATTTCTAGATCAAACCAATATTTGCTATCTTTTTCTTCCATGAATATTGGAAGTAACTATTTGGAGTGTAACAAGGTGGGGGTGTGCATAGCAAAATACAAAACTTGCACTGCAAAAACATGagatctaaccaagtgttaatcTTATTATATTAatcttattagagtgcatgcaaatgcaatctactgttatccgatttcttcttattattcttcttctaacgctttttcCGCGTTTAATGCtgcttcaaccgtttaatgtagaaacttcattcaaactgcgttacgtaggtcttacttaggacaggtgtggaatgtatttttcatatttgtaacttttatactttttgaactattaattaaaaactattagaAATTTCCCCATTTCCAACATTGGCGATTGTGGCATCACAATAGGGCACTTGGAatcctatgccaagtgttcCAGCCAGGGCCATATGGTtccggccacctccagcaactgtctgtctcaggctttaagcatacaatatggctctcttaagactacagatcctgtttcctctgcccacaactgtttcaaaataaaagtctccactacaataattccctattaaataacctAACCATTttcactatccaactatttaactgttcagccattccaactgtcagtcgtcatcaactacaactcccgccaactgtttcctctgtcctcaacttcaacttcaaaataagtcctcaatacaataattcgctataaaataatttaactatttaaactactcaactatttaactgttcggccattccaactgtcagttgtcatcaactatgactccccgccagcttttttctctatctgaccATCTTTTTACCTAGATTATATTTTAGacaatattcaacaatatttcattcagcagccatttttgcattttcatgcactcaccctggaattacattctctagttttATAATCTTATAATTTTGACTtatttaatttaagaagactttgacttattttaaggagtcttatcaagacaaatttacttaacacactggcagacaaatttgcttgtttttaggtcAAACTTTACTTAAATtatgtcaaatgatttcacCCGCTGGGTAGCCTAAGTCTCTGAACTCCTATacagaaaacaatacaaactatttttttttatcttgatataagattaataatctTAGATTtgattagataagcagtttttgcagtgtgggCAATGTAGAACACTGCAAAAAGTGATATATTaccaagtgttataatcttataaAATGCACAATCTGGTTAGTTTTGTTTTAGTATAAAGATACTTACTTTGAGCTTTCTTGTAAGattatttgacttaaaataagtcaaaatcttcttaaagacatacaaaacaagcaaatttacCTTATTATTTATGAAATGTACCTTAATTTAAGACGAGATTTAAGATTTAAGACAAATTGTCTTAAATCTTACATTTTAAGATATATTTTCTTAATAATTCTATAATCTTACAAGAAAGCTCAAAGTAAGTATccttatactaaaaacaatactagatttttaatcttaatataagatttaGTAAGATATCACTTTTTGCAGTGAAGGTGTGGAATAAGTTAAAAATGCACTATATTTTGTAATCtgaaatattaaaatgtttcATAGGTTAAATAGGCTAATATTAAATTGACATAATATAGTGGTCTATAAAATAGACTAAGATGAGTgagatatacaaaatataaaaaaaacctgCATGTTCCACACAACCTATTGCTCTTGTTCGAACTATGGTGTTTATGTTTGTAAAATTCTCACCATTCTCAACCTGCAGAGGCACTGAATTCTTTCCACACGTGTCCAACTTTCTTGCAGCCATAGGTcggtcagacaccaaacagccATAGCTACCTGTGTCGCCAATCTGCACTCTTTTTAGAAGGAAACTGGCCTGTTTCTTCTGAGAATCCCACAGTTCAACATCAATGATTGTTTCATTCCTACATAGGAATGCCATGAGAATGACAGAGGCTGGGGCATTTTCTGACCTGCAACCGAAAAGCACGTCTGTCCCTGATGTTACACTGTGGGACTGGGATGTGGACTGATTCACATCTATCCATGCTGGGAATACTTTatctacacaaagacagacacatgaAAATGAATCAGTATTCTCACTGTTACAGCTTGTGCACCACTGAAACATTTTGTTCTCTGTATACATTTATGTATAAAAACATAGCTATaacatatgtatatgtatgaatgatcatgaattcatgcatgaattaattcatgatttatgcattacttcattcctttatatcttatgaatcatcaggaattgacatgagtctctcattcatgacctcatgcaagaacaacacatcaactaaagcattaggtatggtgggcacatcattatgaattatgatttcttaagcatgatcatcatgattacataaATTTAAGGTTcatgtttgtggcccctcaactaaagtgtgaacaaaatggcatgtgtttagagaactgcacaagttgtgttcaaataagaatttgagcagtgatgacatttttggcaaaaaaagaaatcatcatgatcattcttaataaatcataaataataatgatgtgcccaccatacttaatgctttagttgatgtgttgttcatgaaTGACGTCacaaatgacagactatgaactcatataaagtcctgatgattcataagatataacgaaatgaagtaatacataagtcatgaattaattcatgcataaattaatgataattcatgtacccttactgtAAAGTGTATCCATTTATAATTATATAGATGGTTACACTATATAAActtatatatttgtatttttttaagcGTGTGATTGATTGTTATCAATGTGATGAGAGCTCTTACCTGTCACTTGGAGGGAGATGAcattttctccttttcttttcacCTCTGTGGGGTGTCGTGTTCTGGAGAACACACAGCTGTAGTTTCCAGTGTGGTCTTTTTGGACATTTCTTATAGTGATTTCAGAGTCCACTTTTTTGGTTTCCATCATTTTTATACCAACTCCGTTCTTGCAGAGGTAAACAAAGATGTGTTCATCTTTCTTTAATCCAAATGTGCTGCACTTCACTTCAAAATCTTCCCCAACTCTAAGTTCACTAGTCAAAGGTCCATAAATGCGTGCAGGGTGAACAGTGTCTCCATCTGCAACTATTACAAAATTATATTTAAATAATGTATCTATATGCTTCTAACATTTTAGaaattttcttttgttttgtaataATCATTACACACCTGTACCCTGCGACACTGTTGGATGCTCCTCAGTCACAGTAACTGCAACTGTAGGAAACGAATGAAAGCAAATATGTACAATTAGTACTTTCTTGTGATAAAAGGGCACTTACTAATACTTTTTATCAATAGAAATAATAAATGAGTATTTACTTACCAAGAATAAATAGTGAGATAAACATGGCAGAGCGTGTGAGAACCAAACCTCAAGCCTGTACACCAGTAGTGACTCAGACTAAACTGAGAACAGGCAGGCCTGAAATGGCGCACATGAGGAAATGGGTCTCTGCCGCTCAAGGTCTTCAGAGATGagaattgtttttttaacagcATTTCCTGCTTTTGCTAGGTCTCACATCCTTTTGTCGTCCTCAGTGATGTGAACACAGTGACACCTGAGTAAGGTTTCAGTCCATTGCAATGGCTATGACTAAACAAAACGTGGAGAAATCCTATTTCACACTTTCTCTTATCACAGTTTCATATTGTCTGCATATATAGGTCAATTTCACAATCATGTAAAGCTGTACACAGCAAATAGACACAGTTTCAGTTCAGTATTTCTGTAAATAAGCCATTGTTAaattttatttaactttttaatttagattttAGTAAAAAAATACTTTCTCTTTGGTCCTTGGGTGTTTTCCAATGTCAACCATAAGGTGGCAGCCTTCGCATATTAGTCGTCCTATTATGTGTGCAGGCCATGTATTGCATGTGTTTTGGTGTACTGAAATCAGCAGAAAGCTGAATGAGATgtggaaataaaaaaacataacataatATATTATCATAAGCTGCTTTCACCTTCGCTATGATTAAATGTGATTATCCAAAGGAATGTACAATATTGAGTACAGTTTGCATTATCTTGTAAGCTCCTAAGGCATCAAATAGCTGACTTCTGCGCCTTGTTCCACCAATGACTTGCACTTACTAGGAACCCCAAATTTCAGTAGTGAATTGATGACAATCATTATTACAGTAAAACAAAAACCTTTATTAGTGTCATTTATATTACAAGTACAACTTTTCACAGCTTTGTGAGATACAGCATTTAGCTGAGGGTAACTTTATGATGTTCACTTCTTGTGAATTTGTTGTTTGTATTCGTTTATACTGGTTCAAGGCCACCTGCATGTGAAATGCAGTTTATAAGAGCCACTACATCCATAAATTCTTAAAAACATCATACTTTTGATGATCTTCAATGTTGCATGTACCCTTTACAAATGATTATTTCAATGGACAGAAAAGTTCACAATGGCTTACCACACATAAATGCAATCATACAGACAGATAAAATTGTAGACACAAATATTAGCTGTACCATGAATAGAGGACAGTGTGCAGTGCACTTTTAGCTCTAAGCCTCCATCTACCTCTTCCATTGGCAGCAGTTTGATGGAGGCACTCCTGTTTCATGAATCTTTGCAGCTTTACAAAGCAGAGTGactaagaagaaaaaaaaggcaaCAGGTAGTCCCGTCCCATGAGGTTTTCAAAACCTCCTCTGCTATGTGACTGCATTTATACTTTCAAATGCAGTCTTACTCCTTCAGTCCATCGCACTTGCTGTTGCTGTAAGACACCACTGAGACTCAACCAGGGCTGTTAAGTAAAGTAAGTAAAAACCCAACTGATTCTGGATCAGTGCGGTGACGAGGTTGGCCTGTGCTCCGTAAAGCAGTGCAAGCGTATGGCTTTGGCtcggatgtagagagagagagagagagaaagcatcaGGTCTGGTCTGGTGTGATCTGGTCAGGGTGGTCCAATGTCATCCCCAAGGAGCAGGGGCTGGAGGAAGAGACCTGCCGTTCCCAGAATGCACACCAGGATGAACACCCACAGGAATATCCTGTCAATCACCATGGCAACGTACTTCCAGTCGTCCTGAACCTgtggcagatagagagagatagagagagagagaataagacagacagaagaaaagagagaaagtagaagaaagagggagaggtagaatAAGAGGCAGGGAGAatatgagagatggagagagagagaaaaagagaggatggcaaagaaaaaagaaaaatggaaagagaatgggagagagaggatgagaacaCAAGGGACAGAAAATCCTTAGTGAGATGCTGTGTGAAAAGGCAACCTTGGACAGAGAATAACACAGTTGTGACTCAGTGTGTGCCATTCACTATGTATGAATTTGACACCAATTCACAGCCGGAAAACAGTCATCCCACACATCCAACACAACAACACCACATCCCACACATCCAACAAAACAACATTCCAacacaacaacaccacaccCAACACCCCATTCAACACATCCCACACAACGACATCACATCCAAcaccacacccaacacatcCCACACAATGACACCACATCCAACACATCCCATACAACGACACCACATCCAACACATCCCACCCAACGACACCACATCCAACACCACATCCCACACAATGACACCACATCCAACACCACATCCAACACATCCCACACAATGACTGTTCATCCAGCACCACATCCTACACATCCCACACAGCGACAGCACACGTTTTGTCCGTCCATCTCCACGCACCTCCTTGGCCTCGTTCTGAAGCCTCATGTTCTCGGCGATATACTTCACACTCTCAATGGCCTCCCTGACCTCGGGCGAGAGGGTTGACAGGGTCAGAACCCCGACATCCAGCGACTCTGAACTCGAGCAGGGGCTTCCTGCCACCGCCGCCCTGGGCCCAACGCCCAAACCGAGGCCTCCGCTGACCGTACCCAGGCTGTCCTGGCCCACTCCTCCGGCGGCGCCCCCTCTTCCATTGGCTGGCAGATTACTTGATCTCTGTTGCCAGCAGCAACTGCAGCCGCAGCGTCCCTCGCGGCACAGGAGCGTGGTGGAGTCGGCGTTGAGGGAGAGGCTGCCTCCGCCGGGCCCATGCAGCGTGGACAGCTCCGTGTTCAGGAAGAGGCGTTGCCGTGGGGGCAGGCTGGCCGGCAGGGTCATCTGcttcagctgctgctgctgttgttgttgttgttgttgttgttgatgctgGAGGAAGGAGGGATTGAGGGTGGAGGAggcggcggaggaggaggcggaTGAGGAGTGCAGGGTGCAAGGGTAAGGTGGGGGCGGGAGAGGGGCGGGCGGCAGGAAGTGACCTTGCTGGCTGCTGAAGCGCTGCGGGTTGCGCTCTGGCCGGGTCATGAACATGACGCGCGGCAGCACGCCCAGGAAGACGCCGCGCACCCACTGCGGCATGGTGTGCGTCTTGGGCGTGCGGTAGTGAACGTTGAGCACGAAGACGGTGATGACGATGGAGAGCGTGACGAAGATCATGGTGAAGAGCAGGTACTCGCCGATGAGCGGGATGACTAGTGACGTGGACGGGATGGTCTCGGTGATGACCAGCAGGAAGACGGTCAGCGAGAGAAGCACGGAGATGCAGAGCGTGACCTTCTCGCCGCAGTCGGACGGCAGGTAGAAGACCAGCACGGTGAGGAAGGAGATGAGAAGACACGGGATGATCATGTTGATGGTATAGAA belongs to Alosa sapidissima isolate fAloSap1 chromosome 20, fAloSap1.pri, whole genome shotgun sequence and includes:
- the LOC121694539 gene encoding uncharacterized protein LOC121694539; protein product: MFISLFILVAVTVTEEHPTVSQGTVADGDTVHPARIYGPLTSELRVGEDFEVKCSTFGLKKDEHIFVYLCKNGVGIKMMETKKVDSEITIRNVQKDHTGNYSCVFSRTRHPTEVKRKGENVISLQVTDKVFPAWIDVNQSTSQSHSVTSGTDVLFGCRSENAPASVILMAFLCRNETIIDVELWDSQKKQASFLLKRVQIGDTGSYGCLVSDRPMAARKLDTCGKNSVPLQVENGEPDELDECASSGAAMAPLYLLPSLVLLVLLVLLLWRNGIHKQMRSPKVTTESAHFHTPEQTSTAQNHFDFTNTGLQIPMQTFYATTGQPSVNRTDTGLQIPVQTFYTTSGVPGVDGTDTATSHNIQQDQGNDISSSEWSDDESYQNIATYQEIPDLTQEEAIIAAINADPRESLVRPRISATYATSKRQKKPT
- the chrna3 gene encoding neuronal acetylcholine receptor subunit alpha-3 → MDVRIVLIFPVCVFLFNLFAGGTCSEAEHKLFSVIFSNYNQYIRPVENVSDPVVVQFEVSMSQLVKVDELNQIMETNLWLRHIWKDYKLKWNPKEFGGVEFIRVPSNRIWKPDIVLYNNAVGDFQVDDKTKALLRYNGEVTWIPPAIFKSSCKIDVTYFPFDYQNCTMKFGSWTYDKAKIDLVLIGTTINLRDFWESGEWVIIDAPGYKHDIKYNCCEEIYTDITYSLYIRRLPLFYTINMIIPCLLISFLTVLVFYLPSDCGEKVTLCISVLLSLTVFLLVITETIPSTSLVIPLIGEYLLFTMIFVTLSIVITVFVLNVHYRTPKTHTMPQWVRGVFLGVLPRVMFMTRPERNPQRFSSQQGHFLPPAPLPPPPYPCTLHSSSASSSAASSTLNPSFLQHQQQQQQQQQQQQLKQMTLPASLPPRQRLFLNTELSTLHGPGGGSLSLNADSTTLLCREGRCGCSCCWQQRSSNLPANGRGGAAGGVGQDSLGTVSGGLGLGVGPRAAVAGSPCSSSESLDVGVLTLSTLSPEVREAIESVKYIAENMRLQNEAKEVQDDWKYVAMVIDRIFLWVFILVCILGTAGLFLQPLLLGDDIGPP